Proteins co-encoded in one Stomoxys calcitrans chromosome 5, idStoCalc2.1, whole genome shotgun sequence genomic window:
- the LOC106083732 gene encoding uncharacterized protein LOC106083732, with protein MKTIIFISICLCLVVSTISAEKSTHNKHDNKKLLKSGGHEQQQQQLKEAVAAHKSEHSSKSPLPLKEDLPAEQKPVREGRKHHRHGKNRKGGQHAGEAHQQSGRSRKSHSKPKTNQNGPSKTHHNKHGRKQGRGKQVQQ; from the exons atgaaaaca ataattttcatttcgatCTGTCTATGCCTGGTGGTCTCCACAATTTCGGCCGAGAAATCGACGCACAACAAACATGACAACAAAAAGCTTTTGAAAAGCGGTGGCCatgaacaacaacagcagcaactgAAGGAGGCTGTTGCAGCCCACAAATCGGAACATTCCTCGAAATCACCTTTGCCCTTGAAGGAAGATTTGCCTGCCGAACAAAAGCCAGTGCGTGAGGGCCGTAAACATCATCGTCATGGCAAGAATAGGAAAGGTGGTCAACATGCTGGCGAAGCGCATCAGCAAAGTGGTCGTTCTCGCAAATCTCATTCCAAGCCAAAGACAAATCAAAATGGTCCCTCCAAGACCCATCACAATAAGCATGGTCGCAAACAGGGGCGTGGCAAGCAAGTCCAACAATAG